The stretch of DNA TGATTTCATTGTTGAGTATTGCTGCATGTGTTTTAAGTGTCCTGTGGTGTTGCATGCTCTGTATTTTACTCACCCAGTTGTGAAAAGAACAATATCTTTTAACATAGTACTCAATGTAGTGTATTGAGTCGCTCTCTCTCTAAACATGTTGTAAATCTAGTTTCAAACTGCATGCCTGAGTTGGGAATAATCATCCCTatcaatttattacatatttgAAATTGTTTGGGATCATTCTCATAGGATTGTTTTGTGCCTATGCTGACAAGCCATGAGTTTATTGTACTATACAGTAAAAGTATATTCGTTTCAAATCTTGGTGAAGTTCAATGCTTTCTAGATGACTTGCATGAGGTTCAGTTATTAGAATACCTATTATTCCCTTTTGTTCCCGATTTATTTTGCCTGCATTTTTCAATATCTTAGAAGAAATACAGGGAACGAAACCAGATATCTGGCACTGATTCCAGATCTCTCTCAGAATATATTTTACGTTTCTTAAATGTTGATCATTGCCAAGCTAAACACTTTCTCCCTTCTGTGTCCTGCAGGTGAAGGATAGTTTCTTTTCTAGATAAATTTGTTGCATGAATAGTAGAATTGTCTCCAATGCTTTGTAATTAGCTGATAGTTTTGCTGTAATTTTCAATTTGATAATTGTAAGTGTATTCGTATTtgctatatatttaataatacatgAGACACAGTGGCCTGTTGGACAAGATAATCAAATCTCTAGCTCTCTGCTTTTGTGTTTGTATCCTGTCGTGGACATTGAATTGTCTCTAGTTGAGACACTAAAATCTGCTACCTCATATCTTAAGAAATAACaatcataattattgttatatgtcAGAAATGTTAATTATATAATTGTAGATATATTGCTAGTAGACTTTTTGATGGGCTCTTTACATTGCCATCTGTAGAGAGCATAACACTCCATCTACTACTACACAGACATATCAGTATTGTGTATTTAGATATTGTTAGCCATTTCTACtttgtattgtatattattaaatttatcactTAAATTTAGTTTAACATAGAggtaaattttaactttaaaatatcCTAATATCTTACAATTTTTTTAAggaaaaattctttttctttttccctccgTTCCAGATCTGATGAACAAAATCACCTACTTATTGCTAGTGTGCAGCTGCCTAATGACAATGCACAGTTTGATGCTTCTCATTATGACAGTGAAAAAGGAGGTAAGTATTCTTTTAAAATCACCATTGCTATTATAGGCATAGACACAGCTATATGAttgagaagttagcttcccaaccacatggttctgagttcagtccaactTCATGGCACTTTGCGCAAGTCTCTTGTACTGTGTCCCTTGGCCAAACaaggccttatgagtgaatttagtttGTGGAAAAGGGtcatcatgtgtatgtgcatgtctctgtcatacaagtggtgtcattcgTTTTTAATATTCTATGCAAATATATCTGGCCAAGGGGAAATGTTACTTTTTTTGGAGACGTGAGTTGGCTACAGGAAGAGTGTCTcatcatagaaaatctacctcagtaaactccatctgatttgtacaagcatggaaaagtggacattaaaattatgatagtgttgatgatttccattcttaattattttcaaatattactCCTTAATTTGTTTCTTTGCAGAATTTGGTGGATTTGGTTCAGTGAGTggcaaaatagaaatagaaatcaagATAAATCATGAGGGTGAAGTGAACAGGGCTCGCTACATGCCCCAAAACCCTTGTATCATTGCCACTAAAACACCATCCAGTGATGTTTTAGTTTTTGATTATACAAAACATCCATCTAAGCCTGGTAAGTATAAAAAATAATctgctttcttttatattttttatgtatatgtcatTACTGCATTTAATTCTATTTGCTTGATGCAGGCCAGGAAGAGTGGACATTAATTGATGGTAATACCATCTGTTCTGAGGTGCAATTCATTAAATACTCTATTAACACAGCATGTTTTCTATAGTTcatcatattttcatttattgataTCCTTCAAGTTAGATgtagttttcttttatataattttagtattCGTATAGAATCCAACTTTGTAGATGCTATATTTGTTGCATTTATATCACTTAACCACCCTTATATGTCctatatattctgttttatgttcaaaccaaccagatccagctGCTTACAtcaatcctacaatgtcattctaaaaatatacaatcacatcttcgaaatcttgaagctgcaaGAAAATGCAGTTAATTCAAAACAGAGTAATCTAAATTCTGAAGGGTTAAAGTCAAAGGCTTTGTCCTTTTACTTGTTCCTCAATAAACCATTCAGTATGCACAACAAAAAGACCTTGTCACTAGATATATGGTGTTTCAGTTGCAACTACACTGCATATTTATGATTTGGAGAGACAGAACTAAGGAACTCTGCTCGTACTGCTGCATCCAGtttgttttccataaacaactgaAATGacaatttaatatttagtgttgtTTTCTTGTTACACAGAACTTCTACTGATCAGGCACTTCAGTACAAGTAACACTGTTCACTTTAGCATTAGAAAATCCATCTATCGTCTCTAGTTTGAATCTCCTTGCTACTTTGTCCTGTGGATTCCAtctcttcttttctgtctttGGATTAGAGGTTCCTTTGCAGCATGGATTGATATGCAGCTAGCATTACTTTGTTGGTGTGCTGGCCTGGGGCATTCTTTTCAGATTCCATGACCACTATACCATGATATGTTAACATCACCTCTGCACAACACTACCGCAACTCCTCCCTGTTTTCATGCAAATACAACTGATAAACAGATTGTGATACTTTTACTGATAGAATATCTACCATATTTACTTGTATAAGTTACGCTcctaatttagtgttaaattTTGTTAGCTTTTTGGTTTTTCTCCTTGCAATTTTTAACTTAGCCCCAAGCATAAGTTGCACCCCAGTTTTAATGTGTATACATGAGTAAATATGGTAACTATTTAGTGCAAAACTATTTCAGTGCTGGGGTTCCTCTCTCCATTTTGATTGCTTATTAACAATATGTCTTCTCTTCTTATTAGATCCTAGTGGTGAGTGTAATCCTGAACTTAGGCTTAAAGGACACCAAAAGGAAGGGTAAGTGCTAGCGGTTGAAACAAATTTGACTTTACAAAAACttgatatgaatatttaaaaaaaagattgatCATATAACCTTTTTGGTGCCATCCTGTCTAAGATCACCATTGGTTCAGTGGTGCAGACTTCGTGTTTTCAAGTGGTCTatgaaattaaaacctttcactaagattttatgttaaatataataattaccaTAACTCAATTGCACAAGGAGCGAAACATCTGCTTTTTGTCTGGACACAAGACATCACACACTATTGTCATGCAATTCTTCAGAAACTCTCCCTCAGTAAATTATCGGGCTGATTTGAGATCTCTGCCACAATAAAACTGGCTTTTACAGCAGCTTCACTTTGTGATTTTGCTTTGGTGAAAAATGTCTGCTATGATGTTAGATTCCTCTTCAAATTCTTCTACCTTCTGTAGCTTCTGTTCTGCATTCAAGTTTTTGATTTGTCTTAATGTTTAGTCTCATACTGCCATCTTAGATTATATTCCTTGATATCAGCCACATTATCTCCGCAAATTAGGCACACAGATTTACTAccaatataggtatacatatattggGCCCCCCAGCAGCTTTGAAAGGTTCTATTTTCAGAATCAACTTTTCTCATGGCCATTTTAATGGCTAGCGTTGATTTAATATTAAGACTGTGTATCTACCGATAGACGTTTGATTTTTATGGCATAAATGAGAAAGAGGGCTGCAATATCTGGGCAGGACATTGCTAAGTTACTGTAATGATGAACATCTGTGCACTACACAACTTTCGTTTTAACTTGTTCTGATCGATGCAGGAATGCTCTCAGGTAGCCTTTCATTCGACAAGGTTTCTAAATTAGGGAATTTGTGGTTTGCACTTCATATCGCcaggcatttaaaaaatatttgcctAAAATTCTCTCACAGGCTCTCAGTTTGGCACCTGTGCTctaaccaaaatacaccccttattttgtttcatttaaattctgaaataatcatgaatttagactgGTTTCATAAGAATTTTTTGAATTGACTCCTGCTCCCCAAGGGGCATAACCTTGAATAAACTTCAGCATGTTCACAAGTCCTCTCATGGGTCTGCTCACCTTCACCATCTACAACTCCTCTTTAGTTTCCACTAGAGGCTCTCACTAGTCGCTTTGTGAGCATTTTACATCATTTCAATGATCATGATCCATAGGTTGTGCAGCCCAGCACTTTCCTTAGCTCTTCATTCTATtggcatatgaatgtgtgtgcattttgacTTGGTCCTTGTATATTACAaaggtttcattttatttttgtagctATGGACTTTCCTGGAATCCTAACTTGAATGGCCATCTGTTGAGTGCATCTGATGATCACGTGAGTAGTCATTGATACCATAGAAtctgatatttaattttaaatttgtgTGCCAAGTTTTAAAATTCTagttataaaattcttatgaacTTACTTTTTCTTCAGACCATATGCTTATGGGATATCAACACTCCCCCCAAAGAAGGCCGTGTTATCGATGCTCATACAGTATTTACAGGCCATACTTCAGTTGTTGAGGTgagtattttgttttaaaagtgtTCCATATCTAAACTAAAACATCtcacttcattatttttattctaaacattatataatgtaaGAGCCTTGTACTATGAGTGCACCATTGTAAAAGTAATTTGCTGTACAAGCTGAGGCTTGtgtgaatttttgtcttgaagtacaaGTGGAATACAAGCGAGTTTCATACAACGCTGAGCTCACACACATTCCCAACAAGTGCAGCCTCTGCTTGCTCAGTTAACATGTTTACCTTGTtaaccaatccgaccgtggccgttgccagcctcgcctggcacctgtgcaggtggcacgtaaaaagcacccactacactcacggagtggttggcgttaggaagggcatccagctgtagaaacattgccagataagactggagcctggtgcagccttctggcttcccagatccccggtcgaaccgtccaacccatgctagcatggagaacggacgttaaacgatgatgatgatgagaggagtgCGTGTTGTGGACGAAGCATGTCGATGATCTGCACCATCCTGAAGGAAAAGAACAAGATCAAGGCTGTTGCAACAGCAAAGGGTGTCTCCAGGTTCTCCAAGCAACACATCTCTAAATAGTAGAAAAATTGCTTTTCTTATGGATCAATGAGAAGTAACTCGCAAGAAGAGGACTGGTGTTCATATCATCATCAAGTGTGGAGAGGCAAAAAGTTCTGACATGGAGGCAGCTGAGGATTTCATGCATGAATTTCATCAGTTCATTGCAGGCGAGGGGTACATCATACACCAGGTGGTCAACAGTAATGGAACTGGGGTGGTGGGTTTTTTTAATTCACAAGACCCTTCGAAGTTGCAGAGAATGAAATGCCAGACCACAATCTATGAAGGGTAGGCTTCCTTTCACCCTTTGTGCAAGTGGAGACTTGAAGATTAAGTCACTCCTTGTCTATTGTCCCAAAAACCCACGGGTGTTCAAGTTGCACAAAATTCTGAAGAAGAGGCTGCTGGTCATGTGGAGGGCAAAAAAAGTATCTACAGGTGGTGCAGCTGCTTTGACACTGTTCTGGTGCATTTTTATTAAGTTTTGAAAAGCTGGAGAAAACACACTTCTTGATATTGTTTCTACAAAATGACCTGCAAATGTGTAAAGTGAAGAAAGTGTGTCCTAAAACCCTAAATTAAGCAAAGTCAGTGAGAAAACGCCAGAAATTGTTCTTCCTGAAGTCTCAATGTAAGATGATTCTCCTTCTAAACAATAATACTCTTCCTTGTGCACAATTCATCCTATCTTTCaggttattaaattaataaaaccagtttacatatttcttttgcattctcttttattctgttttaaaaCACATACAAAATCATTTTTGGGTGGTTTTGGGGGACTGGaacagattaattatattttaaataatttcataaaCTCATACTACATGCTAtcactgtatttcattttattacattaGAAATACAAGCCTTAAACTgttaaattgtatattttttaacttTGAACTGAGATAACTTTTGcttgttttgatatttataaatgtactaGCTGAATTACCCGGAAAAGCAGCAGTTATTTCCAGTTCCTATTCCCATTACACTGTTTCATATTGTATTCTGTTTTAGTTCTGCTCCCGTTCCTATCCCCAATCCTATGTCAGTATATAAATTTTAGAATCAGTTAGTGTAATTAagccattaaatattttattaacctttaTGGTAatagtttaatgctgaaaatagGTATTACAAACTATTAATGCTATTAGTGGATGAATAAGGAGTGTCCCTATATTGTTTTAATAAACGAATGtgcatctgagtaaaataaattagataacCATTTCAAAATTACATGTCTTATGTTTTATTTCTAGGATGTTGCTTGGCATCTTCTTCATGAAAGTTTATTTGGGTCTGTTGCTGATGACCAAAAATTAATGATGTAAGTTCACTTGTACCCATTTAAGTTACATAATTTACTACATTAATTATGATTGTTATCTCTCattgctgtttatttatttcttcttcgtCACTTAGTTGGGACACGAGATCTAACAATACAAGTAAACCCAGTCATACGGTGGATGCTCACACTGCCGAAGTGAACTGCTTATCATTCAATCCGTACAGCGAGTTTATTCTTGCCACTGGTTCAGCTGATAAGGTAGGTATTGAATATTTCGATTTTGCCTTTTCAAAAGgaataatttaattcaattaatttctaaatgGACAGCTTAGGAAGTGACTGTCCATACAGATGGTGTTTCATCTAACTTTAATTACGTTAACTTTTAGCATGAATTACTTGCGGGTAATCAGAAAGTTGGTCACTTGTGTTGCTCAATGTCTTTTCTAGTATGTACAGTTTAAGAAAACCTATTAAGGAGTGAAACTTAtttaatatacagaaaaaataataaatgtaaacaaaaattgtAGAGAGAATGCCatgctttctctttttctgaTTGTCAAAAGAGAGGTATTGGTGAACATATGCAAGAGAGAAATGATTCTAGGTGTGTAATGGCTTTTGGGTACTGAAAAGATTGTATGggacaaatattcttttttgtactctaggcacaaggcccacaaTGGGTGGGGAGCAGTCGAttggattgaccccagtacacaactagtacttcgtttattgaccccgaaaagatgaagggcaaagtcaacctcagttgaatttgaactcagaatgtaaagacaggcaaaatagcgctaagcatttcacccagcatgctaatgattctgccagctccactGCCTTATGGAACAAATATTAAATGACGATATACCTGTATTTTTAAAAGATATGGCAAACAGAGGATCTTGTACGTGGAATcttgagttgctagaaatagtaatcaaactGCCCTAGAGTCACACCATACCATCTTTTAAAAGTTATGATCATAGATTTGCGTGGGTTGTTAAGACTGGCCTAGACTAAGCAACAAAATAGCTAAACAAGTATCTAGGCAATTGGGAGGAACAATCTGAGCACCTgacatttgttttctttgtcttctgTAAAATATTGACAGCTTGTTCTTTCCTCATTGCAAGTTTAGTTACTAGcttaatcaaatttaaataagagAAATTGATTTGAATGACACCAGTGatggttaaatataacaaatatgaaaTGCTCTGGAATTTTAAtcacaaatattttactttttacagacAGTTGCATTGTGGGATCTGCGTAATCTCAAATTAAAATTACATTCATTTGAATCACACAAAGATGAAATTTTCCAGGTACGTTTCTTGTCTTCTTTGTTTTTAATATGTGTTGGCAGCCATTGAAAGCGAGGTGCTACAACTGACGCTATAAATTCTAATTTCTAGGTTCAATGGTCTCCTCACAACGAAACTATCCTGGCATCAAGCGGTACTGATAGACGATTGCATATTTGGGATCTAAGGTaactattgtatatattttgtcaaTATCAAATAATTTTAATGTACTTGTTTTAAAAGTTGTAAATGAGCGTCATAGAAGTGAGATTGTTTGTTCCCAATCTGTAAAAAGTAGGTGTTTAAGAAAATTTTAACCTTGGAGTTGGGTaagggttggcagcaggaagagtGTTTGGTTATAGATCTGCTTCACCAGATTTCATTTGGTCCAGGCAGGTACAGAGAAAAGTGAACATTTGTGCAGTTTCTATCAAGCAAATTCACTTGCACACCATCAGTGTCAATGAGAAAGATTTTAGAGTTTAAACTTGATACGAGTTGAAATGTGGCTTATTAGAttaatgtcacatgtttttatctttattatcatctgTCCTATTGTCtgtgctggcatgtgttggataaGTCTCATGTTTCTAGCACACATGAGGGGAAAACCAGCCAACTTTGTGTATAAACTTCATAAAAAATGCTTTTCTTGTCATAGTAGCACTTTAGATCAGACTACCTTGTTAATGCTTGAATGTAGCAACCTTACCTTTCCCATCATCCTTTTATTTTTAACAATGTATTGCAACCAGATTCACCACCAAACACTCTACTTTGGTTAGAAGCATTCCAGTAGCTCCTCTACATTGCATTGAGTGGGTTTTGTTGAGGGCATAATAACAAATGTAATTATGATTGTCTGTGACACAAGGTAGAAGGTGGAGAGttatggcatgggttggacggtttgacaaaaTGTAGCAAACCAAAGGGCTGACCAAGCTCAAATGTCAGGTTCAGCTTATTTTTTACAGGTGGTATCTAATATTTTATTAAGAGAGCTTATACAGAGGAAAGGATTCTGTTTCTTCCTGTGGTCCTGACTTTGTTCAGAGAAACAAAACAGCTTGCAGTTTGGCAATTTTCGTGATGAATTCTTGTCATCATCAAATGTCTGtattcaatgctggcatgggctggatagtTTGACTGGATTCAGTAGGCCAGGGACTGCATTCATGTCATCAATACTGGTTAGGTTATCCAGTAACTTCCAACACAAGGCCCCTCAATTGTGTAGAAGGCATATTACTAAGGGAGATGGCTTGTACCAGATTTTAAGCATTAAGTGTTATGATAGAGGGATAGGACTATGTGTCTTGCTGTAGTAGAAAAGGAAaggtgatggtggagatgagATGTCAAGGCATATCTCAAGGTACTAGAGGGTGAGTGTGACAAATTCTGTTCCAGTATTATTCAGGAATCTATGAATTTGATCCAAATCATAGCTTCCGGTGTCAAATCACAAAGGA from Octopus sinensis linkage group LG2, ASM634580v1, whole genome shotgun sequence encodes:
- the LOC115223241 gene encoding histone-binding protein RBBP4 isoform X4, whose product is MTDKDGGFDDAVEERVINEEYKIWKKNTPFLYDLVMTHALEWPSLTAQWLPDVTRPEGKDYSLHRLILGTHTSDEQNHLLIASVQLPNDNAQFDASHYDSEKGEFGGFGSVSGKIEIEIKINHEGEVNRARYMPQNPCIIATKTPSSDVLVFDYTKHPSKPDPSGECNPELRLKGHQKEGYGLSWNPNLNGHLLSASDDHTICLWDINTPPKEGRVIDAHTVFTGHTSVVEDVAWHLLHESLFGSVADDQKLMIWDTRSNNTSKPSHTVDAHTAEVNCLSFNPYSEFILATGSADKTVALWDLRNLKLKLHSFESHKDEIFQVQWSPHNETILASSGTDRRLHIWDLSKIGEEQSAEDAEDGPPELLFIHGGHTAKISDFSWNPNEPWVICSVSEDNIMQVWQMAENIYNDEEPETPAGELETARS
- the LOC115223241 gene encoding histone-binding protein RBBP4 isoform X2 — encoded protein: MTDKDGGFDDAVEERVINEEYKIWKKNTPFLYDLVMTHALEWPSLTAQWLPDVTRPEGKDYSLHRLILGTHTSSSPDSNNSRISDEQNHLLIASVQLPNDNAQFDASHYDSEKGEFGGFGSVSGKIEIEIKINHEGEVNRARYMPQNPCIIATKTPSSDVLVFDYTKHPSKPDPSGECNPELRLKGHQKEGYGLSWNPNLNGHLLSASDDHTICLWDINTPPKEGRVIDAHTVFTGHTSVVEDVAWHLLHESLFGSVADDQKLMIWDTRSNNTSKPSHTVDAHTAEVNCLSFNPYSEFILATGSADKTVALWDLRNLKLKLHSFESHKDEIFQVQWSPHNETILASSGTDRRLHIWDLSKIGEEQSAEDAEDGPPELLFIHGGHTAKISDFSWNPNEPWVICSVSEDNIMQVWQMAENIYNDEEPETPAGELETARS
- the LOC115223241 gene encoding histone-binding protein RBBP4 isoform X1; protein product: MTDKDGGFDDAVEERVINEEYKIWKKNTPFLYDLVMTHALEWPSLTAQWLPDVTRPEGKDYSLHRLILGTHTSSSPDSNNSRICSRWHSDNLDRSDEQNHLLIASVQLPNDNAQFDASHYDSEKGEFGGFGSVSGKIEIEIKINHEGEVNRARYMPQNPCIIATKTPSSDVLVFDYTKHPSKPDPSGECNPELRLKGHQKEGYGLSWNPNLNGHLLSASDDHTICLWDINTPPKEGRVIDAHTVFTGHTSVVEDVAWHLLHESLFGSVADDQKLMIWDTRSNNTSKPSHTVDAHTAEVNCLSFNPYSEFILATGSADKTVALWDLRNLKLKLHSFESHKDEIFQVQWSPHNETILASSGTDRRLHIWDLSKIGEEQSAEDAEDGPPELLFIHGGHTAKISDFSWNPNEPWVICSVSEDNIMQVWQMAENIYNDEEPETPAGELETARS
- the LOC115223241 gene encoding histone-binding protein RBBP4 isoform X3, whose amino-acid sequence is MTDKDGGFDDAVEERVINEEYKIWKKNTPFLYDLVMTHALEWPSLTAQWLPDVTRPEGKDYSLHRLILGTHTCSRWHSDNLDRSDEQNHLLIASVQLPNDNAQFDASHYDSEKGEFGGFGSVSGKIEIEIKINHEGEVNRARYMPQNPCIIATKTPSSDVLVFDYTKHPSKPDPSGECNPELRLKGHQKEGYGLSWNPNLNGHLLSASDDHTICLWDINTPPKEGRVIDAHTVFTGHTSVVEDVAWHLLHESLFGSVADDQKLMIWDTRSNNTSKPSHTVDAHTAEVNCLSFNPYSEFILATGSADKTVALWDLRNLKLKLHSFESHKDEIFQVQWSPHNETILASSGTDRRLHIWDLSKIGEEQSAEDAEDGPPELLFIHGGHTAKISDFSWNPNEPWVICSVSEDNIMQVWQMAENIYNDEEPETPAGELETARS